A segment of the Hirundo rustica isolate bHirRus1 chromosome 38 unlocalized genomic scaffold, bHirRus1.pri.v3 SUPER_38_unloc_3, whole genome shotgun sequence genome:
gggggTCCTGGGGTGGGCttgggggcactggggggggGCTTAGGGGGTCCTGGAAGGGTCTCGGGGGCATTTTGAGGGTCTGAGAGGGGGTTTCAGAgagtttgggatgggtttgAGGGTTCTGGGGGGGGGCTCAGGAGGGTTTGGGGCGTCCTGGGTGAATTTTGAGGGGGGTTCAGGTGCGGTTTGAGGGGTCCTGGGGGTGTCTCAGGACGGGATGTCGAGGGCCggggctggtttggggttcccggggctggtttggggttcCCGGGGTTGTTTTTGGGGTCGTTTGGGGTTCCCGGGCTGAGGTTTGGGGTGCTTTGGGGTTCCCGGGGttgtttttggggtggtttcGGGTTCCCggggctgggttttggggtgtttttgggcCGTTCCGATGCCCCCCGGTCCCCGCGCTCACTTCCCGGTGCAGGTCCCCTCCACCTCGGTGAAGAGTTTCTGTTTGACGGTGTTGAGCAGGTTGGGCCCGAAGTAGCGCGGGTGCAGGAGGATCTCGTGCTCCAGGGAGATCTGGGGGGCGCCGGGAGTCACCGGGAGGCACCGGGAGGCACCGGGAGGGACCCCAAAGGCGGCGacacccccgggaccccctgaGGGGACACCAGGACACCCCCCCCGGTGTGACACGTGACCCTCCCGGTGTGACACGTGACCCCCGGTGCCGCTCACGTGGTAAAACATCCtcgagccgccgccgccgccaccggaAGTGACGCACCCGGCCCAGGAGCGCGGCGCTGATTGGCCGCGGGTCgcgcgcgcggccccgcccacAAGGAGTTCGCGCCGctccgggcggggcggggctaAGGCCCGGCTGAGGGCGGTGATTGGTCAGTGGGGAGCGATGGGCGGAGACAGGAGGGTGATTGACAGCGCGGAGATCGGGAGTGACCTGGgacccccccaaaacaccccgGGACCCTTCTGAGCCCCCCAGtcacccccgggacccccccaaaacaccccgGGACCCTTCTGAGCCCCCCAGtcacccccgggacccccccaaaACACGCCGGGATCCTCCTGAGCCCCCCAGtcacccccgggacccccccaaaACACGCCGGGACCCTTCTGAGCCCCCCAGtcacccccgggacccccccaaaacaccccgGAATCCTCCTGAGCCCCCTAGtcacccccgggacccccccaaGTACCCACAGGTTTCCCCCAGACCCCTCCAAGGGCACCCCAAACACTCAAGCCCTCCCTTAAAACCCCCTAAACTCCCTCTCAACCCAACCTGATCCCCCCCCCGCCAAGATACACCCCCGAGACCCCCAAAACACCCTCCAGAGCCTCCTGCAAACCCCTAAACCCCCGCCCCAATCCCCCCGGCCCTCCCCGAATCCCCCCCCCCAGTGGCGTCCCCACACTCCACgcccttctcctcctttcctctcgCTTTTATTACAAATCCGAACTTCCCCCGATCCCCGAGCGGCCCCCGCGGCCGGGGGGAGCCCCCCCGGCCCGAGCTCAGGGGTAGAAGCGGCCGGCCAGGAGGCCGAGGCGGTGAATGTTCCTGTGCAGGACGCTGTGCAGCACGGCCAGGTGCTTGCCCAGGTCCCCGTCCCGCCCGAAATCCCTGCGGAACACGCCCAGCTCGGGCTGGAAGGTGAACTTCTGCGGCAGGGGGCTGTTCTCGCGCAGGTAGCCCCAGacgctgagcagcagcaggtgcacCTCGAAGGGCGCCAGCTCCGGGAACAGCTCGTGCATGTTCCCCAGCACGGGCGGCAGCAGCGAGCCCTCGGCCAGCAGCGCCACCAGAGCGCAGGAGGCGCGCAGGTGCCAGGGCGAGGCCAGCGTGCTGCCGGCGCGGCACGCGTCCCAGTGCGCCACCAGCCCGGCCAGCAGCCCCCGCAGCAGCACGGAGCAGTAGCAGAGCGCGGGCCGGCCGCCGGCCACCAGCCGCAGCAGCGGGAACAGCAGCGGGTGGCGGCGGAAGCGGCGCAGGATGCGCAGGTCGCGCTCCACCGTGGCGCGGGCCAGCTCCTCGGGCGGCCAGGCCAGCTCGGCGCCGGCCGCCTCCGGGCACACGGCCTCCAccagcgccgccgccaccgccttGGCCGCCTCGGCGCCCACGGCGGGCCCGGAGCCGCGGCAGCAGCGCAGCACCAGGCTCAGGAAGGTCAGCGTGTTGCGGCTCAGCTCCtcggggccgcgccgcccgccgcccgccgccggcttGGGCCCGCGGCCGATGACGCCGGCGTGGAACACGGACCAGACGCCGCCCGAGGCGTTGGGGCCGGCCGTGAAGCGCCGGTTGGTGTCCAGCAGCgaggcggcgggcgcggcgggcgcggcctCGGGCCCCGGCGGCTCGGGCGCGAAACCCCGAAGAGCTCGGCGTTGTGGCCGCCCAGGGCGCCCTCCACCAGCTGCGCCAGCACGGCCttggcggcggcggggcccaGGGCGCTGAGCCGGGCCAGCAGCCGCGCCCCGGGGGCCAGCGCGGCCGCGTCGCCCAGGCGCAGCCCCGCGAAGAAGCGGCGCACGGCGGCGCGCACGGCCGGCAGCAGGTGCGCGCGGGGGGCAGCGCCCGGGGCAGCGGGCAGGCGGCCAGCAGCCGGCACGCCGCCTCCGCCACCTCGCGCCGCgggtgcagcagcagccgcgCCAGGTCCGGGAGGTGCCGCGCCAGCGCCGCGCCCAGCGCCGCCTCGCCGCCCTCGCCGTCCTcgcggggctgcagcagcagcgccagGTTGCGCAGGAGCTGCGCCAGCTGCGCCTCGGGCAGGCGGCCGGCGTGGATCTGCGCCACGGCGGCGGCCACGGCGGCGGGCAGCGGGTCGGGCAGGACGGCGCGCAGCCCCGCGCGCAGCTGCGGCGCCAGCGCCAGCTCCTCGGGCGTGCGCGCCAGCGCCAGCAGGAAGAAGAGCGCCTCGGCCGCGCCGTGCGGCGCCGAGTGCACGgccagcagcgccagcagctggtgctgccacAGGCAGCGCCGCCGCTCCAGCCGCAGCGCGTCCAGGCACAGCTCGCGCACGTGCGGCCGCAGCGCCTCCAGGAAGGGCACCGGGCGCGCCGGGCCCTCGGCCGGGCCGCGGCCGTGCACCAGCTTctgcaggtgcagcagcagcagctgcagcaggcgCTCGCAGGCCTCGCGCACGCCCTCGTGCAGCgccggccccggcgcggcgATGACGGAGGCGGGCGCGGCCGTGGCCAGCAGGAAGCGCAGCGTCCGCAGCGCCCCGGCCGAGGTGTGGCACAGCAGGTGCACCACCACGCCCACCACGCCCTCCAGCTCGTCGCGGGGCAGCGCCGAGAAGTGCTGGTGCAGCTGGTTCAGCACCGGCGGCTTCAGCGAGTCCACCAGCTCCGGGGACACGGCGGCCAGCAGCGCGGGCGACATCAGCGCtagctgcagcaggaagggcaCCGTGGCCTTGTGGTGCTCGCGGGGCGAGCCCAGGCTCTCGTGGAACATGcgcagcagctcctgcttgaTGCTGCCGGCGTGGCGCGACGCCAGGTGGCCCAGGATGCCCACCACCGAGGCGATCTTGGGCGCGCGCTTGTCCCcgggcccgcccggccccgccgccgccgccgccgcctcggcgCCGCCGCCGTGGGCGCAGAAGTCCTTGAGGCCGCAGGAGAGCACCCGGCTGATGATGGTGCCCGGGAAGGACGAGCCCACGTGCGCCACCACCCAGTCGAAGTGCGGCGAGTGCTGCACCGACGTGTCCAGCAGCGCGTCCACGCAGGCGTCCGGGCAGCTGCCGGCCATGGCGGCCAGGCACTGGCTGTAGATGTCCAGCAGCGCCCGCGTGGCCGGGCACGAcatccagagctgcagcagctcgtTGAGGCTGGCGGCCGGCGGCACCCCGGGCCTGCCCGCGTACTTGCTGCTCAGCTGCCCCATCAGCTCGCTGGCCCAGGCGGCCACGCCCGGCGCCCACGCCCGCGGGTTGGCGGCCACCAGCTCGGCCAGCGCCCCCCGCgcctcctgcagcacctcgGCGCCCGGGCACGCCTTGGGCGGGGGCGAGGCCGCGCCCGCCTCGCGCTGCAGCAGGTGCGAGCACACCTGCTCGTCGAAGAGGCCGCGCAGGTGCTGCAGCGCGGCGTGGCGCGCCGGGGGCAGGCAGCGCAGCAGGCGCAGCGCGCAGCGGGCGTGCGCCGCCGGCGACAGCGGCGTCCCCTGCACCGGGTCCAGCCCGCTCAGGAACGCCTTCACCtcctgggacagctcctgggcgctgcgggagcggggggagagagagggttACCGGGGGGTGAAGGGGTTAAAAGCGGTCTTAAAGGGGCGTGAAGAGGTTTAAAGGGGCTCTAATGGGGTTTAAAGGGGTTCAAATGGGGTTTAAAACAGGTTTAAAGGTGTTCAAATGGGGTTTAAAAGGGGTCTAAAAGGGGTTTAAAGGGGCTCAAATGGGGTTTAAAACAGGTTTAAAAGGCGTTCAAATGGGGTTTGAAGGGGTTCAAATGGGGTTTAAAACAGGTTTAAAGGGGTTTAAAAGGGGTTTAAAACGGGTTTAAAGGGGTTCAAATGGGGTTTAAAACGGGTTTAAAAGGGGCTAAAGGGTTCAAAACGGGTTCAAATGGAGTTTAAATGGAGTTTAAAGGAGTTTAAATGGGGTTTAAAATAGGTTTAAAAGGCGTTTTATAGGAGTTAAAAGGGGTTTAAAAGGAGATCAAGACGGGTTTAAAATGGGTTAATAATGGTGTTTTAAAAGGGTCAAAAGGGAGCTTAAAATGGTTAAAAGGCGCTAAAGCGAGCTTTAAAGGGTTAAAAAGGGGGCTGAAATGGTTTAAATAGAATCAAAATGGTTAAAaggtgcttttaaaatattaaatgaggAGTTAAAAAGGGGTTGAAAAGGgttaaaaaggagaaatgtgGGGATGGTGGCGCCTTTTGGGTGATGGGGAGGGGGAAATGGGGTTAAAAAGGTTTTAAAGGATTAAAAAGGGTTAAAAGGGGTGGGGGGACACCCAGAACTTCCACACACCCCCCACCCACGCTGAAGGGCCGGGCCGGGTCCCGCGGGGTCCCAGGGGCGCTGAGGGGCAGGGGCGGCACCCGGGGTCCCCACACCGGGATTGGGGGGGGTGTCTCGAACCGGGAACAACACCGGGACGGGGGCGGCCTCGGGGTCGGGCCCCGCTCCGGGCGTGGCCTCTCCCCGCGTCCCGGGGgtcccctctcccaccccgggctgtccctgctcccgGAGCGTCCGCGGTACCTGAGGGGCGGCCGGGGGGGGCTGGCGGCGCCGGGGGGGTCGCACAGGGCCgacatggcggcggcggcggccgggcccggcggcTGCGCATGCGCGGGGAGCCCGGCCCCCGaaccccccccgccccttcGGCCGCGCGCGATGGTTccgcccctccctccccaccccgaAGGTGTCACCGCGAAAGGCgtccccggggcgggggggcggtGTCCCCGCCCCAGGACAGAGACGGGGACAGAGGAGAGCGAGAGGAGAGCGAGTTTATTGCTGGGGACACCGGTGAGAGGACACCGGTGACAAACAGCTTCGGGGCAGCGCTGACATTTTGGGGATACCGGGGTGGGTGAGGGGGCAGCAGGAAGAACTGGCGGCACCGGGGTCACTCCGGTGCCGCCTCTGCCATCTCCACGTCGCCGCCGCTGTCCCCGGTCCCCGCCTCCTTCTGCGGCCTCTTCTCCTCGGTCACGGCCGCCTGCAgcgctggggacaccgggggcgGCGGGGTCAGAGCTCCGGTGCcacccccggtgtcccctctgtcccctccccgctcaCCCCTCTTGGCCGCCCCCCGAAGCCGCTTCAGCTCCTTCCGCCGCCGCTTCCCCCAGAGCGGGGCCGGGACCACCGGGACCGACACCGACCTGCAGCGGAGAGCCCCGGGAGCCCCTCAGTCACCGGAGACACCGAGGGGACCCCGGGGGGGACACCGGAAGGGGGGGGGGCGCTCACCGCCGCTTctgccgccgcccccgcgccaGCTCCCGCCGCCGCTTGAAGAGCTTCTTGCGGAGCTCCTGCGGGGCAGAAGGAGCTCAAGGGGGGATCCCGGGGTTACCGGAGCCCCCAGCCCAAGCCCCCGCCCCCTCACGGTACCGGTTACCGGGGCTCCCACCGCCCCCTGGGGCTCTCCCTCCCGCCGGGCCCCTCCCCGagctccccccgcccccgggcACCGTTCGCGGCCGGTTGATTTTGCCCCCGATCCCCATCGCGCCCCCACGCGTGGACACCGCTTCCGGTTGGGCCCAACTTCCGGTCACTCAGCACCGCCCACTCGCACCCCTGCGAAGGTGATTGGCCCCTGAGCGCGCGCGGCGGGTTCTGATTCGCTGCGCTCGCGGCAGCCCCCGCTCACGTTAAAATTTTGTTTGCGCCTGGCCCGCTTCTCCTTCAGCGAGTTCTCATTGGTTGGGTCGCGCCCGCCGGTGCTCTGATTGGACAAATTCCCCGAGACCCCCCCTCCCACCGCCCCCGTTCGCTATATAAACCGCGGCCGAGGAGCGGGTGTTCTTTTCTGCGCTGTGTGAGCGGCGGGGTCGGGTCGGTGCTTTGGGTTGCTCTGGGGATAAAACCGGGCGGGAGGCGCCGGGAGGATCCTCCCGTTCTTGGCGGGCCCCGGCGGCGCCGTGCCGGGGCCTGTGATGTCCGGAGGGAAAGCAGCGACCGGCGCGAAGTCTTCGGTGCCGGCGGTCGCGTCCGCCGGTCCCACCCTCACACGCCGGGACAAGGACAAAGCCCTGGCGCGGCCCGGGAGCTCCGGAGCGCTCCGGGCCGCGCCTTCACCGCCCTTTTCTCCTCTGTAGGCACCGCGGAGGGACGGGGATCGCCGAGGGACCGCGCCATCGCCACGAGGGcgattttgtattttaaattgctAATAAATGGCTCTGAACCACTTTGATCTCGTGTCTGTTTTCGGTACCGGCTCGTCCCGGGGTGAGGGCGAGATCGCCCGTCCCTTTCCCGGGGCTGGAGCCGTTCCGTGATCCCGTTCCCGACGATCGGGGGATCCGACCGCGAGTCACGAGTCCGCCGGTCCCGAGCCGCCGTCTCTATGATCTCCGTGGGGTGGGGGGATTTCCGGTCCGCCACCGGTTATCTCGATGGTTTCCGCGTGGCCGAGGGGGCTTTTCCGGTCCTCCCAGCCGCTATCTCTATTACACCGGGAGGGCGGGGGCGGTTTCTGGTCCTCTGGCCGCTCCCTCTATTCCCGCCGTGAGCCCGAGCGGCGCCGGAAGTGGCGGAGGCGGATCCGGTGATGGCGGTGGATCGGCGGTGGCCGCTGGCGCTCGTGCGCGGCGCGGTCCCGGTggcgctggggctgctgctgtgggtggcGATGGCGGGCGGAGAGCAGGAGCGGCAGCAGACGCTGAAGGTTCGGGGAcgagggggcggcggggacgCCTcggggcccgggcccggccgtgACCGCTCCGTTTTTCCCGGTTCggcaggggctgcccggggcGGACGCCGGGGGTTTCTCGCACCGGCGGCGCCACAATGAGCTTCTCATGGCGGCGCTGCGCGAGGCGGCCGAGACCGACGACAACGTGGCGCACCGGCAAGTGCCGTGGCGGAAGTGACGTCAGCACCGGGAGACCACCGGGGGACCCCGACCGCCGATTCCCGGTGGCGCGGGGAACTCATGCGCGCGGGTGCGCCCGGAGTTTTATAAACCGCGGACACTTCCACCGCCTCTTCCGGTTCCGCCTTTTCCGGTTCCGCCATGGCGGCGCGGGGCGCTGAGGCCGCGCCGGGAGCGGCGCCGGGGCCCGGTTcggcggagccgcggccgctCTTCGgcggctgct
Coding sequences within it:
- the INTS5 gene encoding LOW QUALITY PROTEIN: integrator complex subunit 5 (The sequence of the model RefSeq protein was modified relative to this genomic sequence to represent the inferred CDS: inserted 1 base in 1 codon; deleted 2 bases in 1 codon); its protein translation is MSALCDPPGAASPPRPPLSAQELSQEVKAFLSGLDPVQGTPLSPAAHARCALRLLRCLPPARHAALQHLRGLFDEQVCSHLLQREAGAASPPPKACPGAEVLQEARGALAELVAANPRAWAPGVAAWASELMGQLSSKYAGRPGVPPAASLNELLQLWMSCPATRALLDIYSQCLAAMAGSCPDACVDALLDTSVQHSPHFDWVVAHVGSSFPGTIISRVLSCGLKDFCAHGGGAEAAAAAAGPGGPGDKRAPKIASVVGILGHLASRHAGSIKQELLRMFHESLGSPREHHKATVPFLLQLALMSPALLAAVSPELVDSLKPPVLNQLHQHFSALPRDELEGVVGVVVHLLCHTSAGALRTLRFLLATAAPASVIAAPGPALHEGVREACERLLQLLLLHLQKLVHGRGPAEGPARPVPFLEALRPHVRELCLDALRLERRRCLWQHQLLALLAVHSAPHGAAEALFFLLALARTPEELALAPQLRAGLRAVLPDPLPAAVAAAVAQIHAGRLPEAQLAQLLRNLALLLQPREDGEGGEAALGAALARHLPDLARLLLHPRREVAEAACRLLAACPLPRALPPARLLPAVRAAVRRFFAGLRLGDAAALAPGARLLARLSALGPAAAKAVLAQLVEGALGGHNAELFGVSRPSRRXPEAAPAAPAASLLDTNRRFTAGPNASGGVWSVFHAGVIGRGPKPAAGGGRRGPEELSRNTLTFLSLVLRCCRGSGPAVGAEAAKAVAAALVEAVCPEAAGAELAWPPEELARATVERDLRILRRFRRHPLLFPLLRLVAGGRPALCYCSVLLRGLLAGLVAHWDACRAGSTLASPWHLRASCALVALLAEGSLLPPVLGNMHELFPELAPFEVHLLLLSVWGYLRENSPLPQKFTFQPELGVFRRDFGRDGDLGKHLAVLHSVLHRNIHRLGLLAGRFYP
- the C38H11orf98 gene encoding uncharacterized protein C11orf98 homolog, whose amino-acid sequence is MGIGGKINRPRTELRKKLFKRRRELARGRRQKRRSVSVPVVPAPLWGKRRRKELKRLRGAAKRALQAAVTEEKRPQKEAGTGDSGGDVEMAEAAPE
- the LOC120748375 gene encoding ubiquinol-cytochrome-c reductase complex assembly factor 3-like yields the protein MAVDRRWPLALVRGAVPVALGLLLWVAMAGGEQERQQTLKGLPGADAGGFSHRRRHNELLMAALREAAETDDNVAHRQVPWRK